The genomic DNA TATTTTAACATTATTCATAGAATATAAAAGGTGGATTATTAAAATATTTTTCTTATGCTCTAAAAAGTTTCTACATTATATAAAGGAATTTGCAACTTAATGTAGAATAATATATTTATGAATTTTTTTACAAAATGTTACATAAGTTATTTAATATATTTTTATTTGTTTTAATTTTACCACTTTCATAATCTGTTAAAGTAGATTGATGAATTCCTAAAAGAGAAGCAAGCTCTCTTTGTGTATAACCTTTTTCAAGTCTAAATTTTTAAATTTTATTATAGTTACAATTATTTAAGTTTAATAAGTAATTATTTGTAGTACATAATATAGTAGAGATTTTATTTATAGTTTTAATAGAAGGATTTTTTATGCTTTAATTTTCAATATTATATATAGTTTCTGGCGAAAGGTTAGCTACAGCTGCAACTTCTTTCTGAAGCATACCTTTTATAAGCCTAGTTTTCCTTATACGTTCCCCTAATGTATTTTCAGAAAGGTCAGAATAGTTGTTTATATACCATTCTATATTTAGTATTTTGTGTTTTGCTAATAAACGCTTGTCCTTGCGTAAGCAAAAAGCTTGTTAATCCTCATTCTGAATGTCAAAATATAGCTTCATATTAATTGTTCATAATTAAATTTATCATTATAGTGATTTTCATAATAAGCATAATTAATAAATAAATAGATAATAATGAAATACTCAATACAATAAATGCTATAAAAAATTTTTTCATTGCAATACCCCCTTTTAGTCGATACTTGTCGAATAAATAAAAAACATAAGAAAAGTTACCTATAGACAAGTGATTATATTTATTTAATTACTAAGTTCAACATTTATTTACAGTTTATAAAATGTAACTACCAAACAAATAGTATATATGGTAAAATAAGTATAGATTTAAAAAATAGAAAATATATCCATAAGGATAGATCAATTGTAAGGGGAGTTAGAATTATATTAAACTCATGAGAACCTTTACAATGAAGAAGAGAATAAATAATACAATATAGAAGTATGATATTAATATTTTAAAATAGAGGAGATAATTAAATGCCGATTATTATTAAACGAAATACTGGATGGCTAGGTGTCGCTTCAAAAATTCAAATAAAATTGAATGGACAAAGAATAGGAAGTGTTATGGAGAAAAAACATATAGAAGTTGAAATTCCTAAAGGTAAAGCTAACTTGGAAGTTACGCGATTTGGTTCTAATAGCAATAAAATAGCAGTTAAAGATGGAGATGTAATAGAAATAACATCAACAATTTTTTATCGGACAATTATTCCCTTAATCATACCTATATCATTTCTAATAAGCTTAATTCCGAATTTAACATACAAGCTGATTATATTTGCTATATTTTTTGCATTAATTGTTATTTCTCAATTCTTTTTTAAGATATTTAATTTAAAAGTTGTGACAAATAAAACTAGTCAACACCCATAAATCTTAAGAGACATATTCTTTATAAGCTACGTAGTATTATAACGTGAAATTGAGTTTACT from Senegalia massiliensis includes the following:
- a CDS encoding helix-turn-helix domain-containing protein codes for the protein MLNIEWYINNYSDLSENTLGERIRKTRLIKGMLQKEVAAVANLSPETIYNIEN